The following proteins come from a genomic window of Varunaivibrio sulfuroxidans:
- a CDS encoding DUF4040 domain-containing protein, whose protein sequence is MAASALVMVRLRNLFAVAMLSGAFSLIAAVLYVVMDAVDVAFTEAAVGAGIATVLMLSTLGLTKQEEKIRAGSPLLALLIVFVTGGGLLYGTLDMPHYGDATAPINNHVAPRYIEKSGAEVGPPNIVTSILASYRGYDTLGETAVVFTAAIGVLAIIGRSRRKKMGAPENRPEHDREHDREHDHEHDRGTA, encoded by the coding sequence ATGGCGGCCAGCGCCCTGGTCATGGTACGTCTGCGCAACCTATTCGCCGTCGCCATGCTAAGCGGGGCTTTTTCCCTGATCGCCGCGGTTTTGTACGTGGTGATGGACGCCGTCGATGTCGCCTTTACCGAGGCCGCCGTCGGCGCCGGGATCGCCACCGTCTTGATGTTAAGCACCTTGGGCTTGACAAAACAGGAAGAGAAAATTCGCGCCGGCTCCCCCCTGCTCGCCCTGCTGATCGTCTTCGTGACCGGAGGGGGGTTGCTGTATGGCACCTTGGACATGCCGCACTACGGCGACGCCACCGCCCCGATCAACAATCACGTGGCGCCGCGCTACATCGAAAAATCCGGCGCGGAAGTCGGCCCGCCCAATATCGTCACCTCGATCCTGGCCAGTTATCGCGGTTATGACACCTTAGGCGAAACCGCCGTCGTCTTCACCGCGGCGATTGGCGTGCTGGCGATTATCGGTCGCTCGCGGCGCAAGAAAATGGGCGCCCCGGAAAACCGCCCCGAACATGATCGCGAACATGATCGCGAACACGATCACGAACATGACCGGGGAACCGCCTAA
- a CDS encoding Na(+)/H(+) antiporter subunit B: protein MTKPDMMHNKSILRVVSKLLIPPIMLFALYVQFHGDYGPGGGFQAGVILASGFILYGIIFGVDTARKVLPAWATRTMLAVGLMIYGSTGLATLIMGGNYLDYTVLTGNVKTGQELGIFLVEFGVGTTVTAAMTTIFFTFAGQREDDEGTENPTQ, encoded by the coding sequence ATGACCAAGCCCGACATGATGCACAACAAATCCATTTTGCGGGTGGTTTCGAAACTGCTCATCCCGCCGATCATGTTGTTCGCCCTGTATGTGCAGTTTCACGGCGATTACGGCCCCGGCGGCGGCTTTCAAGCCGGCGTCATTCTGGCCAGCGGATTTATTTTGTACGGCATCATTTTCGGCGTCGATACCGCGCGCAAGGTCCTGCCCGCCTGGGCGACGCGCACGATGCTGGCGGTGGGGTTGATGATCTACGGCTCGACCGGGCTGGCGACGCTGATCATGGGGGGAAACTACCTCGATTACACGGTCCTGACGGGAAACGTCAAAACAGGTCAGGAATTGGGGATTTTCCTGGTCGAATTCGGCGTCGGCACGACCGTGACCGCGGCGATGACCACGATCTTCTTTACCTTCGCCGGACAACGCGAGGACGATGAAGGCACGGAGAACCCCACGCAATGA
- a CDS encoding cation:proton antiporter subunit C, with protein MTFSFDIPGLFNYWVAIFLMMVGFFIVISQGNLIKKVVGLNIFQVSVFLFYISMGKVTGGSAPILDKTIKIYSNPVPHVLILTAIVVGIATTALALALVVRINRAFGTIEEDEIDAIEHPTLVKGESTGEGA; from the coding sequence ATGACCTTCAGTTTCGACATTCCCGGCCTGTTCAATTACTGGGTCGCCATTTTTTTGATGATGGTCGGTTTTTTCATCGTCATTTCCCAGGGAAATTTAATTAAAAAAGTGGTCGGCCTGAACATTTTCCAGGTCTCTGTTTTCCTCTTTTATATTTCCATGGGTAAAGTCACCGGTGGCAGCGCGCCGATTTTGGACAAGACTATCAAAATCTACTCGAATCCGGTGCCCCACGTCCTGATTCTCACCGCGATCGTCGTCGGCATCGCCACCACCGCGCTGGCATTGGCGCTCGTCGTGCGCATCAACCGCGCCTTCGGCACCATCGAAGAAGATGAAATCGATGCGATCGAGCACCCCACCCTCGTGAAGGGTGAGAGCACCGGGGAGGGGGCATGA
- a CDS encoding monovalent cation/H+ antiporter subunit D family protein, whose product MISDHFIVLIIVIPLLSAPLCVLFHRPALAWSVALAVTWTTLGVAISLFMRVLNSGVIVYSIGDWAAPWGIEYRLDLLGAVMLLIVSAMGALSVLYARKSVEREIPADRIYLFYAMMLLCQTGLMGISVTGDAFNLFVFLEISSLSSYVLIAFGKDRRALTASLRYLIMGTIGATFYIIGVGMMYMMTGSLNMVDLSGILPAVADTRTILVALAFLTVGLSLKLALFPLHTWLPNAYSYAPSVVSTFIASTATKIAVYALLRIYFTVFAKVDLFHVFPMLWEMLMGLALLGMFAASLVAIFQTNVKRMLAYSSIAQVGYMVLGISFVSVAGLSGTIVHLFNHALTKGALFMAVGIFALRIRSSDLNDLAGIGRRMPVTMAAFVIAGLSLIGVPATAGFVSKWALIQAALEQHMWPIAVLILLSSLLAVIYVWRVVEVAYFRRAPADAPHLEEAPLSMMAPLWVLTAATVYFGINGTATLDVAVRAASILLKGPQ is encoded by the coding sequence ATGATTTCCGATCACTTTATCGTTTTGATTATCGTCATTCCGCTACTTTCCGCCCCGCTGTGTGTTTTGTTTCATCGTCCGGCCCTGGCGTGGTCTGTCGCGCTGGCGGTCACCTGGACGACGCTGGGCGTGGCGATCAGTTTGTTCATGCGGGTTTTGAACTCGGGCGTGATCGTTTATTCGATCGGCGATTGGGCGGCCCCCTGGGGGATCGAATATCGCCTCGACCTGCTCGGCGCGGTCATGCTTTTGATCGTCAGCGCCATGGGTGCGTTGAGCGTCCTGTACGCGCGCAAAAGCGTCGAGCGGGAAATTCCCGCCGACCGTATTTACCTGTTCTACGCCATGATGCTGTTGTGCCAGACCGGACTGATGGGCATTTCGGTGACCGGGGACGCCTTCAATCTGTTCGTTTTCCTGGAGATTTCATCGCTGTCGTCGTATGTGCTGATTGCCTTCGGAAAGGATCGCCGCGCGCTGACCGCGAGCCTGCGCTACCTGATCATGGGCACCATCGGGGCGACCTTTTACATCATCGGCGTCGGCATGATGTATATGATGACGGGATCGCTCAACATGGTCGATCTGTCGGGCATCCTGCCCGCCGTCGCCGACACCCGCACCATACTGGTCGCCCTGGCCTTCCTGACGGTCGGGCTGTCGCTGAAACTGGCGCTGTTCCCACTGCACACATGGCTGCCCAACGCCTATAGTTATGCGCCGTCCGTGGTCAGCACTTTCATCGCCTCGACGGCGACCAAGATCGCCGTCTACGCATTGTTGCGCATCTACTTCACGGTCTTCGCCAAGGTCGATCTGTTCCACGTTTTCCCCATGCTTTGGGAAATGTTGATGGGCCTCGCCCTGCTCGGCATGTTCGCCGCCTCGCTGGTCGCGATCTTTCAGACCAACGTCAAGCGGATGCTCGCCTATTCGTCCATCGCGCAGGTCGGCTATATGGTGTTGGGCATCAGCTTCGTCAGCGTCGCCGGGCTCAGCGGCACGATTGTCCATCTGTTCAATCACGCCTTGACCAAGGGCGCGCTGTTCATGGCGGTGGGCATTTTCGCCCTGCGCATCCGCTCCAGCGATCTTAACGATCTGGCGGGCATCGGACGGCGCATGCCGGTCACCATGGCGGCCTTCGTGATCGCGGGACTGAGCCTGATCGGCGTTCCCGCGACGGCGGGCTTCGTTTCCAAGTGGGCCCTTATCCAGGCCGCGCTCGAACAGCACATGTGGCCCATCGCGGTGCTGATTTTACTCAGTTCCCTGCTTGCCGTAATCTATGTCTGGCGCGTCGTCGAGGTGGCCTATTTTCGCCGCGCGCCCGCCGATGCGCCCCACCTCGAAGAAGCCCCTCTGAGCATGATGGCGCCGTTGTGGGTGCTGACGGCGGCGACCGTCTACTTTGGGATCAACGGAACCGCGACCCTCGACGTCGCCGTGCGCGCCGCGAGTATTCTTTTGAAGGGGCCGCAGTGA
- a CDS encoding monovalent cation/H+ antiporter subunit D family protein: MIFSPQNLPETLIVLSLIVPLIGALGIVLAGRANPNIREAITLLSATATFAAVAGLYGGVAHGQTPTVVLGEMLPHLNIAFTVEPLGMLFALVASFLWIVTSIYAIGYMRGHHEKHQTRFYFYFAVAIAATLAIAFSGNLLTLFVFYEILTLSTFPLVTHSGTQEAKRAGRVYLGVLMGTSMAFFLFAILWTWNAAGTLDFKLGGILEGHVGQGVASVLLVLFVFGIAKAALMPFHRWLPSAMVAPTPVSALLHAVAVVKAGVFSILKISIYVFGLDFLSRLASNEWLQYLAAATILLASLVAMTKDNLKARLAYSTISQLSYIILGAMLANSLGFIGGAMHIAMHAFAKITLFFCAGAILVRTHKTEVSQMRGIGKTMPLTMLAFLLGSLSIIGLPPMGGLWSKWYLALGALEAHQLVFVVVLMASSLLNIAYLLPIPFHAFFSAPAEDAGPSAHEDAPPTASPFRYEAPVAILIALAITVAGSVALFFYPDPIIDLLKPLVMR, translated from the coding sequence ATGATTTTCAGCCCGCAAAACCTACCCGAGACCCTGATCGTCCTCAGCCTGATCGTCCCGTTGATCGGGGCGCTGGGGATCGTGCTGGCGGGTCGGGCCAATCCCAATATCCGCGAGGCGATCACCCTGCTCAGCGCCACGGCGACCTTCGCCGCGGTCGCCGGCTTGTACGGCGGCGTCGCTCATGGACAGACCCCCACCGTGGTGCTGGGCGAAATGCTGCCCCACCTGAACATCGCCTTCACGGTCGAACCCCTGGGCATGCTGTTCGCCCTGGTCGCCAGTTTCCTGTGGATCGTGACCTCGATCTACGCCATCGGCTACATGCGCGGGCACCACGAAAAGCATCAGACTCGTTTTTATTTTTACTTCGCCGTCGCCATCGCCGCGACCTTGGCGATCGCCTTTTCAGGCAACCTGCTGACGCTTTTCGTTTTTTATGAAATTTTGACCCTTTCGACGTTCCCCCTGGTCACCCATTCGGGCACCCAGGAGGCCAAGCGCGCGGGGCGCGTGTACCTGGGCGTCTTGATGGGAACGTCGATGGCGTTCTTCCTGTTCGCCATTTTGTGGACCTGGAACGCCGCCGGGACCCTGGATTTCAAATTGGGCGGAATTCTGGAGGGCCATGTCGGACAGGGCGTGGCCTCGGTCCTGTTGGTGCTGTTCGTGTTCGGCATCGCCAAGGCCGCCTTGATGCCGTTTCATCGCTGGCTGCCCTCGGCGATGGTCGCCCCGACGCCGGTCAGCGCGCTGCTGCACGCGGTGGCCGTGGTCAAGGCCGGGGTCTTCAGTATCCTGAAGATCTCGATCTATGTTTTCGGCCTCGATTTCCTTTCCAGGCTGGCGAGCAACGAATGGCTGCAATACCTCGCCGCGGCGACGATCCTCTTGGCCTCGCTGGTGGCGATGACCAAGGATAACCTGAAGGCGCGGCTCGCCTATTCGACGATCAGCCAATTGTCGTACATCATTCTGGGCGCCATGCTCGCCAACTCGCTGGGTTTTATCGGCGGGGCCATGCACATCGCCATGCACGCCTTCGCCAAGATCACGCTGTTTTTCTGCGCCGGAGCGATCCTTGTGCGCACCCACAAGACCGAGGTCAGCCAGATGCGCGGCATCGGAAAAACCATGCCCCTGACCATGCTCGCGTTCCTGTTGGGTTCGCTGTCGATCATCGGCCTGCCGCCGATGGGCGGCTTGTGGAGCAAGTGGTACCTCGCCCTGGGCGCGCTGGAGGCGCATCAACTCGTCTTCGTCGTCGTGTTGATGGCGTCCTCCCTGCTTAATATCGCCTATCTTCTTCCGATCCCCTTTCACGCCTTTTTCAGCGCCCCCGCCGAGGACGCCGGGCCGTCCGCGCACGAAGACGCGCCTCCGACGGCGTCTCCCTTTCGCTATGAGGCGCCGGTGGCGATCCTGATCGCCCTTGCGATCACCGTGGCGGGGAGCGTGGCGTTGTTTTTCTATCCCGATCCGATAATCGACTTACTCAAGCCTCTGGTGATGCGATGA
- a CDS encoding Na(+)/H(+) antiporter subunit D: MTSNLAPFAIFYAGALAIFLTQGRLRQAIVIAVPILGALNLFTLDQSMVIDGRVLDLTLSVFKADRMSMLFGYLFHLAALIGGIYSLNVKKSGELAAGMLYAGSALGAVFAGDMITLFVFWELLAVTSVFLILARGTTRAQSAAMRYMLIQVLSGVILLTGILLRYAATGSIAFGHIGLDGSLASLLIFLAFGIKAGFPLLHNWLTDSYPEATAGGTVYLSAFTTKVAIYALARAFAGTEILVDIGAVMTMFPIFYAVIENDLRRVLAYSMINQLGFMVVGIGLGTDLAMNGAISHAFNDVIFKGLLFMSMGAVLHRTGKINGSDLGGLYKSMPKTAFFCIIGAASISAFPLFSGFVSKSMVMVAALEGGHPWVWLALLFASAGVFHHAGIKIPFFAFFAHDSGIRCKEAPTNMLIAMGISAAICVFNGVYPWALYSLLPFPVDYAPYTMTHVLTQTQLLFFSALAFTLLKIFHVYPPELPGINIDSDWSYRWLLPRLARNFVHTFAPLDRGFRQMFRNSVTVLVAVVNRHHGPQGVLARATPASSMVLWVLVLLIAYMGVYFFT, encoded by the coding sequence ATGACGAGTAACCTGGCCCCTTTCGCCATTTTTTACGCCGGCGCATTGGCGATCTTCCTCACCCAGGGACGCCTGCGCCAGGCGATCGTTATCGCTGTTCCCATCCTTGGCGCGCTGAACCTGTTCACCCTGGACCAAAGCATGGTGATCGACGGACGCGTCCTCGACCTTACCTTAAGCGTGTTCAAGGCCGACCGCATGAGTATGTTGTTCGGCTATCTGTTCCATCTGGCCGCCTTGATCGGCGGCATTTATTCGCTGAACGTCAAAAAGAGCGGCGAACTGGCCGCCGGGATGTTGTACGCAGGCAGCGCCCTGGGCGCGGTGTTCGCCGGCGACATGATCACGCTGTTCGTGTTTTGGGAACTGCTGGCGGTGACCTCGGTGTTCTTGATCCTGGCGCGCGGGACCACGCGGGCGCAAAGCGCCGCCATGCGTTACATGCTTATCCAGGTGCTTTCCGGTGTCATCCTGCTGACCGGAATCTTGCTGCGCTACGCCGCCACCGGATCGATCGCCTTTGGCCATATCGGCCTCGACGGCTCGCTGGCTTCCCTGCTCATTTTCCTTGCCTTCGGCATCAAGGCCGGCTTCCCGCTGCTGCACAATTGGCTGACCGACAGTTACCCCGAGGCGACGGCGGGAGGCACCGTGTATCTCAGCGCCTTCACCACCAAGGTCGCCATTTACGCCCTGGCGCGGGCGTTCGCCGGCACCGAGATTTTGGTCGATATCGGCGCGGTGATGACGATGTTCCCGATTTTTTACGCCGTGATCGAAAACGATCTGCGTCGAGTGCTCGCCTACAGCATGATCAACCAGTTGGGGTTCATGGTCGTCGGCATCGGCCTGGGCACGGACTTGGCGATGAACGGCGCGATCAGCCACGCCTTCAACGACGTCATTTTCAAGGGCCTGTTGTTCATGAGCATGGGCGCGGTTCTCCATCGCACCGGGAAAATCAACGGCTCCGACTTGGGCGGCCTATACAAATCCATGCCCAAGACCGCCTTTTTCTGCATCATCGGCGCGGCGTCGATTTCGGCCTTCCCGCTGTTTTCCGGCTTTGTGTCCAAATCGATGGTGATGGTCGCCGCCCTAGAGGGCGGGCATCCGTGGGTCTGGCTGGCGCTCTTGTTCGCGTCGGCCGGTGTCTTCCACCATGCCGGAATCAAGATCCCGTTTTTCGCCTTTTTCGCTCACGATAGCGGCATCCGCTGCAAGGAAGCCCCGACCAACATGTTGATCGCGATGGGCATTTCGGCGGCGATTTGCGTGTTTAACGGCGTCTACCCGTGGGCGCTGTATTCCTTGTTGCCGTTCCCGGTGGATTATGCGCCCTATACCATGACCCACGTGCTGACGCAGACCCAATTGCTGTTCTTCTCGGCGCTGGCGTTCACGCTGTTGAAGATCTTTCACGTCTACCCCCCCGAGCTTCCCGGCATCAACATCGATTCGGATTGGTCTTATCGGTGGCTTTTGCCTCGTTTGGCGCGAAATTTCGTTCATACGTTCGCCCCCCTGGATCGGGGATTTCGCCAAATGTTCCGCAATTCCGTTACGGTCCTGGTCGCCGTGGTCAACCGCCATCATGGACCGCAGGGCGTGCTGGCGCGCGCGACCCCCGCCAGCAGCATGGTGTTGTGGGTCCTGGTCCTGCTGATCGCGTACATGGGGGTCTATTTCTTCACCTGA
- a CDS encoding DMT family transporter, which translates to MPAVPTSQNARAILAITLAIFMFSLSDAASKALVGHYSVVQIIFLRATLSIILIGVWVLRSGGPRRLATKRPMMHVLRVIIGVSEVSLFYLALRTVPLADATAVYYAAPLISTALSVPFLGERVGPRRWAAIGLGFAGMILIAHPGSGAISPGIILVLFAVVLYALAMILNRLLSRTENTLSLVFYMLLGDIVVMGTLLPGYWTPPSVRDLAWMMGLGIITTGAHFSLVYAYSRAPVAVVSPFDYTALFWATVFGYVFWGDIPTLGVWIGALLVVAAGVYVVYREGKTQRAQAALKTARVHDHHE; encoded by the coding sequence ATGCCTGCCGTCCCCACATCCCAAAACGCCCGCGCGATCCTTGCGATCACCCTGGCGATCTTCATGTTTTCGCTCAGCGACGCGGCCTCCAAGGCGCTGGTCGGCCATTACTCCGTGGTCCAGATTATTTTTCTGCGCGCCACGCTGTCGATCATCCTAATTGGCGTCTGGGTTTTAAGATCGGGCGGCCCGAGGCGACTCGCCACGAAACGCCCGATGATGCACGTCCTCAGGGTGATCATCGGGGTCAGCGAGGTCAGCCTATTTTATCTTGCGCTGCGCACCGTCCCCCTCGCCGACGCCACCGCCGTTTATTACGCTGCCCCTTTGATTTCGACCGCGCTCAGCGTCCCCTTCCTGGGCGAGCGCGTCGGCCCCCGGCGCTGGGCTGCGATCGGACTGGGCTTCGCCGGTATGATCTTGATCGCCCATCCGGGAAGCGGGGCGATCAGCCCCGGCATCATCCTGGTTCTGTTCGCCGTGGTGCTCTATGCCCTGGCGATGATTTTGAACCGTTTGCTATCGCGCACGGAAAATACCCTGTCCTTGGTCTTTTACATGCTGCTGGGAGATATCGTCGTCATGGGGACGTTACTGCCCGGGTACTGGACCCCGCCATCGGTGCGCGATCTGGCGTGGATGATGGGGCTTGGGATCATCACCACCGGCGCCCATTTTTCCCTCGTTTACGCCTATAGCCGCGCCCCCGTGGCCGTGGTCTCGCCGTTCGACTACACCGCGCTTTTCTGGGCCACCGTATTCGGGTATGTCTTTTGGGGGGATATCCCCACGTTGGGCGTCTGGATCGGCGCCTTGCTGGTCGTCGCCGCCGGTGTCTATGTCGTTTACCGCGAAGGAAAGACGCAACGCGCGCAGGCGGCGCTGAAAACCGCGCGTGTTCATGATCATCACGAATAG
- a CDS encoding ABC transporter ATP-binding protein, which produces MSDTQDKQDKKEKISGYGLGSVDTVLSVDDVARQAQKLSESAPKLEVLEDLVGDKAFLALDGLVAGYGKMEILHGVDLRVGAGQSLCLIGPNGAGKSTVLHSIYGFTNITGGTIKVQDKDVTRLSPNDKLKNAGIAYILQDNSVFPDMTVEENLLMGGFLKNRPAEAHAAAERVFTKYSRLSARRGQRAGVLSGGERRLLEISRALIMDPDILLVDEPSIGLEPRFIDMVFEILEDLQKSEGKTIVMVEQNAKKGLEFADIGYVLVSGELAMADKGDALLENPEVARLFLGG; this is translated from the coding sequence ATGAGCGATACGCAAGACAAACAAGATAAGAAAGAGAAAATTAGCGGCTATGGCTTGGGCAGCGTGGATACCGTTCTGTCGGTGGACGACGTCGCCCGGCAGGCGCAGAAGCTGTCCGAAAGCGCCCCTAAGCTCGAAGTCCTCGAAGATTTGGTTGGCGACAAGGCGTTTCTCGCTCTCGACGGTCTGGTCGCGGGCTATGGAAAGATGGAGATTCTTCACGGCGTCGATCTGCGCGTGGGGGCCGGTCAGTCGTTATGCTTGATCGGGCCCAACGGGGCCGGGAAATCCACCGTTCTGCATTCCATCTACGGCTTCACCAACATCACCGGTGGCACGATCAAGGTGCAGGACAAGGATGTCACCCGCCTGTCGCCCAACGACAAGCTGAAGAACGCGGGGATCGCCTATATCCTGCAAGATAATTCGGTCTTTCCCGATATGACGGTGGAAGAAAACCTGCTGATGGGGGGCTTCCTGAAGAACCGTCCGGCCGAGGCCCATGCCGCCGCCGAACGGGTTTTTACGAAATACAGCCGCCTGAGCGCGCGGCGCGGTCAACGGGCTGGGGTGCTTTCGGGGGGCGAACGCCGCCTTCTTGAGATTTCCCGGGCGTTGATCATGGATCCGGACATCCTGCTGGTGGACGAACCGTCGATCGGCCTCGAACCGCGCTTCATCGACATGGTGTTCGAAATTCTCGAAGACCTGCAAAAAAGCGAAGGCAAAACCATCGTCATGGTCGAACAGAACGCCAAAAAGGGCCTCGAATTCGCCGATATCGGCTATGTCCTGGTTTCCGGTGAATTGGCGATGGCCGACAAGGGCGACGCCCTCTTGGAAAACCCCGAGGTGGCGCGCCTGTTTTTGGGTGGGTGA
- a CDS encoding ABC transporter ATP-binding protein: MSEALLRVENVSKSFGGVIANHAISIEVPDGAIVGLIGPNGSGKTTLFNSIVGYHPIDEGSIRFRGREISKLLVPQIARQGLLRTFQQTRIYGQMTCVQNMLISMPQRSSSLSAMFGGFPEGAMDKVDALLEFVGLYSKRTLFAGDLSFGQQKLLEFAMALMNEPKLLLLDEPTAGINPTLINGLIDRLKKANEEFGITLLVIEHNMRVIMNLAEHLYCLAHGEMLASGTPVEVQDDERVIAAYLGAH; the protein is encoded by the coding sequence ATGAGCGAAGCGCTTCTTAGGGTCGAGAACGTCAGCAAATCGTTCGGCGGCGTTATCGCCAACCACGCCATCTCTATCGAGGTTCCCGACGGCGCCATCGTCGGCTTGATCGGCCCCAACGGGTCGGGCAAGACGACGTTGTTCAATTCTATCGTCGGCTACCATCCCATCGATGAAGGCTCGATCCGTTTTCGCGGACGGGAAATTTCCAAGCTTTTGGTGCCGCAAATCGCCCGGCAGGGGCTATTGCGGACCTTCCAGCAAACCCGAATTTATGGGCAGATGACCTGCGTGCAAAATATGTTGATCAGCATGCCGCAACGTTCGAGCAGTCTTTCCGCCATGTTCGGCGGCTTTCCCGAAGGCGCCATGGACAAGGTTGACGCCCTGCTGGAATTTGTTGGTTTGTATTCCAAGCGGACTCTGTTTGCCGGCGATTTGTCGTTCGGGCAGCAAAAGTTGTTGGAGTTCGCCATGGCGTTGATGAACGAACCGAAGCTTCTTTTGCTCGACGAGCCGACGGCGGGCATCAATCCAACCTTGATCAACGGTCTGATCGATCGCTTGAAAAAAGCCAATGAGGAATTCGGCATTACCCTTTTGGTGATCGAACACAACATGCGCGTGATCATGAACCTGGCGGAACATCTGTATTGTCTGGCCCACGGCGAAATGCTGGCCAGCGGCACGCCTGTGGAAGTTCAAGACGACGAACGCGTTATCGCCGCGTATCTTGGCGCGCACTGA
- a CDS encoding branched-chain amino acid ABC transporter permease → MIAKRNNPLLFAAILAVSIAAPLLFPDYRTQLALLWLMVIFAMTWDIMGGQMGYNSFGNILFFGIGMYACAVLQRDSGLSYFSALALGVVLAGALGIVTAIFFGAGILGLRGHYFAIGSLGLAIAAGEIAGGIDYIGAGSGMTTPLFPGRSEAGGLFFYFFFFVLATITFFTLRKLYEGRFGLAINAIRDDEDKAEAMGIRTTRFKTTAWAVSAFFLGMAGAGAGNLFKFIDPLDVAFAGSTYGVWMILMAILGGKGTLWGPVIGAVIFHITQELFWTYLLGWQRVALGLLIVIIVVFFPQGILGWMRERWPERFGQKIDEATRTSGGAA, encoded by the coding sequence ATGATCGCAAAACGTAACAATCCTCTTCTTTTTGCGGCAATTTTGGCGGTGTCCATCGCCGCTCCGTTGCTTTTCCCCGATTACCGCACCCAGTTGGCCTTGTTGTGGTTGATGGTCATATTCGCTATGACCTGGGACATCATGGGCGGGCAAATGGGGTATAACTCCTTTGGCAATATCCTTTTCTTCGGTATCGGCATGTACGCCTGCGCGGTTCTCCAACGTGATTCGGGATTGAGCTATTTTTCCGCATTGGCGCTGGGTGTTGTGCTCGCCGGGGCGCTGGGTATCGTGACCGCGATATTTTTCGGCGCGGGCATTCTTGGTCTAAGAGGACATTATTTCGCCATCGGTAGTCTGGGGCTGGCCATCGCCGCGGGTGAAATCGCGGGCGGCATCGATTATATCGGCGCCGGGTCGGGCATGACGACGCCGTTGTTCCCCGGGCGAAGCGAGGCGGGGGGACTGTTCTTTTATTTCTTCTTCTTCGTCTTGGCTACGATCACATTTTTCACCCTGAGGAAGCTCTACGAAGGGCGATTTGGCCTCGCGATCAACGCCATTCGCGATGACGAAGACAAGGCCGAGGCGATGGGCATCCGCACCACGCGCTTCAAGACCACGGCCTGGGCCGTTTCCGCCTTTTTCTTGGGCATGGCCGGGGCCGGAGCGGGCAACTTGTTCAAGTTTATCGACCCCCTCGACGTCGCCTTCGCCGGTTCGACCTATGGCGTGTGGATGATCCTGATGGCGATCCTGGGCGGTAAGGGAACGCTGTGGGGACCGGTCATCGGCGCGGTCATTTTCCATATCACCCAGGAACTGTTTTGGACCTATTTGTTGGGCTGGCAGCGGGTGGCGTTGGGCTTGCTGATCGTGATTATCGTCGTCTTCTTCCCCCAGGGGATTTTGGGTTGGATGCGCGAGCGCTGGCCCGAACGTTTCGGCCAGAAAATCGACGAAGCCACCCGGACATCGGGAGGTGCGGCATGA
- a CDS encoding branched-chain amino acid ABC transporter permease yields MLSNIQILFDAPLLFVDLMVNGLLIGAIFALVAFGMALVWGVMNIINIVQGEFVMLGGFITLVVMNKLGLHPLFGIPISAVVLYGVGWALYHTVIFRVVDKDMFISILATFGLSILIAQLSNQIFGADVRTADAGLPTLLFFNGMVSVSAIKLIAFILALVTGLGLWLFLKKSRLGQAIRATAQNPRAARILGIDTNRVYAATYGINAAICGAVGSLVVMAWAIQPYIGLPYTVRSFMVVIVAGLGNLPGVIVAGLGLGAVENLAGFVFGAEFQIAFVFSLMVVILVWRNFKLKRRREYLK; encoded by the coding sequence ATGTTGAGCAATATTCAAATCCTGTTCGACGCCCCCCTTCTTTTCGTTGATCTGATGGTCAACGGTTTGTTGATCGGTGCGATCTTCGCCCTTGTCGCTTTCGGCATGGCGCTGGTCTGGGGTGTCATGAACATCATCAATATCGTCCAGGGCGAATTCGTCATGCTGGGCGGCTTCATCACCCTGGTGGTCATGAATAAACTGGGGCTTCACCCCTTGTTCGGAATTCCGATTTCCGCCGTGGTTCTTTACGGCGTCGGTTGGGCGCTCTATCACACGGTGATTTTCCGGGTCGTTGACAAGGACATGTTCATATCGATCTTGGCCACGTTCGGCTTGTCGATTTTGATAGCCCAATTGTCCAATCAGATCTTCGGCGCCGATGTGCGCACCGCCGATGCCGGATTGCCGACGTTGTTGTTTTTCAACGGTATGGTTTCGGTGTCCGCGATTAAGCTGATCGCCTTCATCCTCGCCCTGGTGACGGGTTTGGGTCTCTGGCTATTCCTCAAAAAATCGCGCCTTGGTCAAGCCATCCGCGCGACGGCGCAAAATCCCCGCGCGGCGAGAATCTTGGGAATCGACACCAACCGGGTTTACGCCGCGACCTATGGCATTAACGCCGCCATTTGCGGGGCCGTCGGCAGTTTGGTCGTGATGGCGTGGGCCATTCAACCCTACATCGGGCTGCCGTATACGGTGCGTTCGTTCATGGTTGTCATCGTCGCCGGGCTCGGAAATTTGCCGGGCGTCATCGTCGCCGGGCTGGGATTGGGGGCCGTCGAAAACTTGGCGGGGTTCGTTTTCGGCGCTGAATTCCAAATTGCCTTCGTCTTTAGTCTGATGGTCGTGATTTTGGTGTGGCGCAATTTTAAGCTGAAAAGAAGACGGGAATACTTGAAATGA